In a genomic window of Zestosphaera sp.:
- a CDS encoding 2Fe-2S iron-sulfur cluster-binding protein, with amino-acid sequence MVKIYVNNYEVDVPPGTLVIDAIEKAGYEVPTLCYLKGLFNEATCRICVVKVNGRVVPACKFPVSENAKIIVDDSDLRKLRKINLELLLATHEIKCWSCVRKGACELLDLSKKLGVEGIPVCSECSLREHSCLVLKGIPCLGPLTVAGCEAECPRRGSPCIGCRGYIVSEDVWAWALKNLYNGNIDLSELKSLVSFFWTYLPQNLRRLIEEVSSNNY; translated from the coding sequence ATGGTTAAGATTTACGTGAATAATTACGAAGTTGACGTACCTCCCGGCACCCTAGTTATTGATGCCATAGAGAAAGCTGGGTATGAAGTCCCTACCCTATGTTACCTTAAAGGACTTTTTAACGAGGCTACTTGCAGAATATGTGTCGTGAAAGTTAACGGGAGGGTTGTGCCAGCATGTAAGTTCCCTGTATCTGAAAACGCTAAAATCATAGTCGATGATAGTGATTTAAGAAAATTAAGGAAGATCAACTTAGAATTACTTCTAGCTACGCACGAAATTAAGTGCTGGTCTTGCGTGAGGAAAGGAGCGTGTGAGTTGCTTGACCTCAGTAAAAAACTAGGAGTAGAAGGTATTCCGGTATGTAGTGAGTGCTCACTACGTGAGCACTCTTGCTTGGTGCTGAAGGGTATTCCGTGTCTAGGTCCGTTAACGGTGGCTGGCTGCGAGGCTGAATGCCCTAGGAGGGGTTCTCCATGTATTGGGTGCAGAGGCTATATTGTAAGTGAGGACGTATGGGCCTGGGCTCTTAAAAACCTCTATAACGGCAACATAGACTTAAGTGAACTTAAGTCATTAGTAAGTTTCTTCTGGACTTACTTACCGCAAAATCTTCGGAGACTTATAGAGGAGGTGAGTAGCAATAACTACTAA
- a CDS encoding nickel-dependent hydrogenase large subunit yields the protein MTTKFFSSEIVRVAGESEVVIEIEGENVRVEYNSLASPRSFESLVEGRKYWEVPYVVSRVCGVCSHAHFWASNLAIESALGIKVDETTATLRDACNKLQILQNHIMHLGFLVLPDYEHLVRSDKYVSTLLRVNRVVTEALNLLGGRLTNPNTYLPGGFTIDVKPTVIEKILSLLRSLNNDLRELANVVLSVELPELTDPSPEYASLRESPNVTVPVGGPYVIDTLRNTYVIHGNYREIFVEQYLDSSTSKKCLMSGKKVFYTGARARLLNYLRRGRLNTTNELRYLITNYEAFFKENPFSNIYAKIIESLLIYESLLQALTSLEMEKIKRVKHDNNFRGGFGVGVIEAPRGLLIHYYELSPELRVVKADIITPTVMFSKHLEVSSEALIRGLIDNERDYDDTLVKKLVEALIRAYDPCIPCAVHVIKKR from the coding sequence ATAACTACTAAATTCTTCTCTTCAGAGATTGTTAGAGTTGCTGGAGAATCAGAAGTCGTCATCGAGATCGAGGGAGAGAATGTTAGAGTAGAGTACAACAGCTTAGCTAGTCCCAGGTCCTTCGAATCATTAGTTGAGGGACGCAAATACTGGGAAGTACCTTACGTAGTTTCTAGAGTGTGCGGGGTCTGCAGTCACGCCCACTTCTGGGCATCTAACCTGGCGATTGAGTCAGCCCTGGGAATTAAGGTAGACGAAACTACGGCAACACTCAGGGACGCATGTAATAAGCTACAGATTCTCCAGAATCACATAATGCATCTCGGCTTCCTGGTCCTACCGGATTATGAGCACTTAGTCAGGAGCGATAAGTACGTGAGTACGTTGCTCAGGGTAAACAGAGTAGTCACCGAAGCTTTGAATTTGTTGGGAGGCAGACTAACTAACCCGAATACCTACCTACCAGGGGGTTTCACTATAGACGTAAAGCCCACGGTAATTGAGAAAATCTTAAGTCTCTTGAGGAGCTTGAATAATGATTTGAGAGAACTAGCTAACGTGGTTTTAAGTGTTGAATTGCCTGAACTCACAGATCCCTCTCCAGAATACGCTTCCTTAAGAGAGTCTCCAAACGTGACAGTGCCTGTGGGAGGACCTTACGTCATAGACACACTCAGAAACACTTACGTTATTCACGGAAATTATCGTGAAATCTTCGTCGAGCAATACCTAGACTCATCAACAAGCAAGAAGTGCTTAATGTCAGGTAAGAAAGTCTTCTATACTGGTGCTAGAGCTAGGCTACTCAATTATCTAAGAAGAGGTAGACTCAACACAACTAACGAGCTTAGGTACTTAATAACTAATTATGAGGCGTTCTTCAAGGAGAACCCCTTCTCTAACATATATGCTAAGATAATCGAGTCACTACTCATATACGAGAGCTTGTTGCAGGCTCTAACTTCTCTAGAAATGGAAAAGATTAAGAGAGTAAAACATGACAACAACTTTAGAGGCGGTTTCGGGGTCGGAGTCATCGAGGCTCCCAGGGGTCTTCTAATACACTACTACGAGTTAAGTCCTGAGTTGAGAGTAGTTAAGGCAGACATAATAACGCCTACCGTAATGTTCTCGAAACACCTGGAAGTTAGTAGTGAGGCCTTAATAAGGGGCTTAATAGATAATGAGAGAGATTATGATGACACCTTAGTTAAGAAGCTTGTTGAGGCGCTGATTAGAGCCTACGACCCGTGTATCCCGTGTGCGGTACACGTAATTAAGAAGAGGTGA
- a CDS encoding 4Fe-4S binding protein, whose protein sequence is MPLKLAVVPLAGCDGCQYNLLSEGFLDFLKKLDVELVFWPLLGLKKQVEAYDVALIEGSVVSSRDLEILSRTRMKSKILIAVGACAILGGVQAGIKKPGAEASFSKPVSHYVKVDYHVRGCPINTSELIKLLKELADGNLISVSSRRFSKVGRDSFRIDGSLIEIDTSKCVVCGRCVEACSLVGARVLNYVFKGVQTTISTPYQEPLENAGCINCGLCFAYCPVGAISLKTKTKDLLDKVREGFLRIAYIEPEALASLMESDNLELEQVISALKIIGFSRVFVYSSLCEVKNNAENDVLARSPVEYSILSKHVPEYRVRLLTPRIPQDAVYITQCLSWRNIVNSLTTRELQSLIRELGVERLGAERPDEILDFREGVVVVSELKNLKQILSDRAKHAEKVVFEACPGGCLLGGGQPVSKNRDLTKVWVNRRDLLERLYTKKD, encoded by the coding sequence GTGCCTCTCAAGCTAGCCGTAGTGCCTCTCGCAGGTTGTGACGGGTGTCAGTATAATCTCTTAAGTGAGGGATTCTTAGACTTCTTGAAGAAACTCGACGTTGAGTTGGTTTTCTGGCCATTACTGGGTCTAAAGAAACAAGTAGAAGCATATGATGTTGCGTTAATTGAAGGCTCCGTAGTGTCAAGCAGAGACCTAGAAATACTCTCCAGGACAAGAATGAAATCTAAGATTTTGATAGCTGTGGGTGCTTGCGCGATACTGGGAGGCGTTCAGGCAGGCATAAAAAAGCCGGGAGCTGAAGCAAGCTTCTCTAAACCAGTAAGTCACTACGTCAAGGTAGATTATCACGTTAGGGGGTGTCCAATAAACACTAGCGAGTTAATTAAGTTACTGAAAGAGCTGGCTGACGGTAACTTAATCAGCGTTAGTAGTAGAAGGTTTAGCAAAGTCGGTAGAGATAGCTTTAGAATTGACGGCTCACTTATTGAGATAGACACTTCTAAGTGTGTTGTTTGTGGTAGATGTGTTGAAGCGTGTTCGTTAGTAGGCGCTAGAGTGTTAAACTATGTTTTCAAAGGAGTGCAAACAACGATTTCTACACCATATCAAGAACCACTAGAAAATGCTGGGTGTATTAATTGCGGACTCTGTTTTGCTTACTGTCCCGTGGGAGCCATAAGCCTTAAGACTAAAACAAAAGATTTGTTAGATAAGGTCCGTGAGGGTTTCTTGAGAATAGCTTATATAGAGCCTGAAGCACTAGCATCACTTATGGAGTCAGACAATCTCGAGTTAGAGCAGGTAATTTCTGCTCTCAAGATTATTGGGTTTTCAAGGGTGTTCGTATACTCAAGTCTGTGTGAAGTTAAAAACAATGCAGAAAATGATGTTCTGGCTAGATCACCCGTGGAGTACTCAATACTTAGTAAGCACGTCCCTGAATATCGTGTCCGTTTACTCACGCCGAGAATACCTCAAGACGCTGTCTACATAACTCAGTGTCTCTCATGGAGAAATATAGTAAATTCACTAACTACGCGCGAACTTCAGTCACTCATAAGAGAACTAGGCGTGGAGAGGTTAGGTGCAGAGAGACCTGACGAAATACTAGATTTTAGGGAAGGTGTAGTAGTAGTTAGCGAACTTAAGAATCTAAAACAGATTCTTTCAGATCGTGCTAAACATGCTGAGAA